Proteins from a single region of Electrophorus electricus isolate fEleEle1 chromosome 5, fEleEle1.pri, whole genome shotgun sequence:
- the dyrk1b gene encoding dual specificity tyrosine-phosphorylation-regulated kinase 1B isoform X2: MVITSSVEEKPQPSNRMVANLSTESWIGNPDQSRYLPQSHQLRKPSRSGSSSGCKPPSSALCQPAAPGFSPAELTMSSQHTHPSFSNIQSMAEQQQVLSDMTILQRRIPPSFRDPASAPLRKLSVDLIKTYKHINEVYYTKKKRRAQQVPPEDSSTKKERKVYNDGYDDDNYDYIVKNGEKWLDRYEIDSLIGKGSFGQVVKAYDHHEQEWVAIKIIKNKKAFLNQAQIELRLLELMNKHDTEMKYYIVHLKRHFMFRNHLCLVFELLSYNLYDLLRNTNFRGVSLNLTRKFAQQLCTALLFLATPELSIIHCDLKPENILLCNPKRSAIKIVDFGSSCQLGQRIYQYIQSRFYRSPEVLLGMPYDLAIDMWSLGCILVEMHTGEPLFSGSNEVDQMNKIVEVLGVPPNHMLDQAPKARKYFDKLSDGLWTVKKNKDIKKEYKPPATRRLHEILGVETGGPGGRRAGEQGHAPCDYLKFKDLILRMLDYDPKTRITPFYALQHNFFKKTTDEGTNTSSSTSTSPAMDHSHSTSTTSSVSSSGGSSGSSNDNRNYRYSNRYYNSAITHTDYEMQSPQAPSQQQLRIWPGGEGGMGPLSNSGGDGPYPQLLLHKPSASQHSRHFLGNVGGMMEPHHPHPVYGGHHGNGRQLRQQPAQQQQSQAQGQTPQGPQGQALMPVSSPQMQDSIELSLTHHHHLAQSSIVQPPPSSLDSSQYGSSNIHLGLSAFRTRTALVPQPPAGSSQQQLAQTPAAQDSMVPASGLGYIPPCYPGNNNNNPPQGSVGVGGGMLTSAPPRGGGVRPDSEESIMMGVCGSGGGSGQSAANS, encoded by the exons GTGGAAGTAGCTCAGGATGCAAGCCCCCCTCCTCTGCGCTGTGCCAGCCTGCCGCTCCCGGCTTCTCCCCCGCTGAGCTAACCATGTCGAGCCAGCACACTCACCCCTCCTTTAGCAACATCCAGTCCATGGCCGAACAGCAGCAG GTGCTGTCCGATATGACCATACTGCAGAGGAGGATCCCCCCAAGTTTTCGAGACCCGGCCAGTGCCCCGCTACGAAAACTCTCCGTTGATCTCATCAAGACTTATAAGCACATCAATGAG GTGTACTACACGAAGAAGAAGCGGCGTGCGCAGCAGGTTCCCCCTGAGGACTCTAGTACCAAGAAGGAGCGTAAGGTATACAACGATGGCTACGATGACGATAACTATGACTACATCGTGAAGAACGGGGAGAAGTGGCTGGACCGCTACGAGATCGACTCGCTCATTGGCAAGGGCTCCTTCGGGCAG GTGGTGAAAGCCTACGACCACCACGAGCAGGAGTGGGTAGCCATCAAGATCATCAAGAATAAGAAAGCCTTCCTGAACCAGGCCCAGATCGAGCTTAGGCTCTTAGAACTCATGAACAAACACGACACTGAGATGAAGTACTATATAG TACACCTGAAAAGGCACTTCATGTTCCGGAACCACCTGTGCCTGGTGTTCGAGCTCCTTTCCTACAACCTATACGATCTCCTGCGCAACACCAATTTCCGTGGTGTCTCCCTCAACCTGACACGCAAGTTCGCGCAACAGCTGTGCACAGCGCTGCTCTTCCTGGCCACACCTGAACTCAGCATCATCCATTGCGACCTGAAGCCCGAGAACATTCTGCTGTGCAATCCCAAGCGCAGCGCCATCAAGATCGTCGACTTTGGCAGTTCCTGTCAGCTTGGCCAGAGG ATTTACCAGTATATCCAGAGTCGATTCTACCGCTCCCCTGAGGTGTTGCTTGGAATGCCCTATGACCTGGCCATAGACATGTGGTCACTGGGCTGTATCCTGGTGGAAATGCACACAGGGGAGCCGCTGTTCAGTGGCTCCAatgag GTGGACCAGATGAATAAGATAGTGGAGGTTCTCGGGGTGCCTCCTAACCACATGTTGGATCAGGCCCCTAAAGCACGGAAGTACTTCGACAAGCTTTCCGACGGCCTGTGGACCGTCAAGAAAAACAAGGACATAAAGAAG GAGTACAAGCCCCCTGCAACAAGACGTCTCCATGAGATCCTGGGGGTGGAGACGGGAGGTCCTGGTGGAAGGCGGGCCGGTGAGCAAGGCCACGCCCCCTGTGACTACCTTAAATTCAAGGACCTGATCCTCCGCATGCTGGACTACGACCCGAAGACACGCATTACGCCCTTCTACGCCCTGCAGCACAACTTCTTCAAAAAGACAACGGATGAAGGCACCAACACCAGCAGCTCCACCTCCACGAGCCCAGCCATGGACCACAgccactccacctccaccaccagctCTGTCTCCAGCTCCG GTGGATCTAGCGGTTCTTCCAATGACAACCGAAATTACCGGTACAGCAACCGATACTACAACAGCGCCATCACCCACACGGACTATGAGATGCAGAGCCCGCAG GCGCCGTCACAGCAGCAGCTCCGTATCTGGCCTGGGGGCGAAGGGGGCATGGGTCCGCTGTCGAACAGCGGTGGCGACGGCCCATACCCGCAGCTCCTCCTGCACAAGCCCAGCGCCTCGCAGCACTCACGCCACTTCCTCGGCAACGTGGGGGGCATGATGGagccccaccacccccacccagtcTATGGCGGGCACCACGGCAATGGCCGGCAGCTCCGCCAGCAGCCagcccagcagcagcagagccaggcACAGGGCCAGACGCCCCAGGGCCCGCAAGGACAGGCTCTCATGCCCGTCTCCTCACCCCAGATGCAGGACAGCATCGAGCTCAgtctcacccaccaccaccacctggcCCAGTCTTCCATCGTGCAGCCTCCCCCATCGAGCCTGGACTCCAGTCAGTATGGCTCCTCCAACATCCACCTGGGCCTCTCTGCGTTTCGGACTAGAACGGCCCTGGTCCCCCAGCCGCCGGCGGGCTCCTCGCAGCAGCAGCTGGCCCAAACCCCAGCCGCCCAGGACAGCATGGTGCCTGCCTCCGGCCTGGGGTACATCCCCCCGTGTTACCCCggcaacaacaataacaacccGCCCCAGGGAAGCGTCGGGGTAGGGGGCGGGATGCTGACCAGTGCCCCGCCCAGGGGTGGCGGGGTGAGACCAGATTCGGAAGAGTCCATCATGATGGGCGTGTGTGGAAGTGGGGGGGGCAGCGGCCAGAGTGCAGCCAACTCTTGA
- the dyrk1b gene encoding dual specificity tyrosine-phosphorylation-regulated kinase 1B isoform X3 yields the protein MSSQHTHPSFSNIQSMAEQQQVLSDMTILQRRIPPSFRDPASAPLRKLSVDLIKTYKHINEVYYTKKKRRAQQVPPEDSSTKKERKVYNDGYDDDNYDYIVKNGEKWLDRYEIDSLIGKGSFGQVVKAYDHHEQEWVAIKIIKNKKAFLNQAQIELRLLELMNKHDTEMKYYIVHLKRHFMFRNHLCLVFELLSYNLYDLLRNTNFRGVSLNLTRKFAQQLCTALLFLATPELSIIHCDLKPENILLCNPKRSAIKIVDFGSSCQLGQRIYQYIQSRFYRSPEVLLGMPYDLAIDMWSLGCILVEMHTGEPLFSGSNEVDQMNKIVEVLGVPPNHMLDQAPKARKYFDKLSDGLWTVKKNKDIKKVLYPSACEYKPPATRRLHEILGVETGGPGGRRAGEQGHAPCDYLKFKDLILRMLDYDPKTRITPFYALQHNFFKKTTDEGTNTSSSTSTSPAMDHSHSTSTTSSVSSSGGSSGSSNDNRNYRYSNRYYNSAITHTDYEMQSPQAPSQQQLRIWPGGEGGMGPLSNSGGDGPYPQLLLHKPSASQHSRHFLGNVGGMMEPHHPHPVYGGHHGNGRQLRQQPAQQQQSQAQGQTPQGPQGQALMPVSSPQMQDSIELSLTHHHHLAQSSIVQPPPSSLDSSQYGSSNIHLGLSAFRTRTALVPQPPAGSSQQQLAQTPAAQDSMVPASGLGYIPPCYPGNNNNNPPQGSVGVGGGMLTSAPPRGGGVRPDSEESIMMGVCGSGGGSGQSAANS from the exons ATGTCGAGCCAGCACACTCACCCCTCCTTTAGCAACATCCAGTCCATGGCCGAACAGCAGCAG GTGCTGTCCGATATGACCATACTGCAGAGGAGGATCCCCCCAAGTTTTCGAGACCCGGCCAGTGCCCCGCTACGAAAACTCTCCGTTGATCTCATCAAGACTTATAAGCACATCAATGAG GTGTACTACACGAAGAAGAAGCGGCGTGCGCAGCAGGTTCCCCCTGAGGACTCTAGTACCAAGAAGGAGCGTAAGGTATACAACGATGGCTACGATGACGATAACTATGACTACATCGTGAAGAACGGGGAGAAGTGGCTGGACCGCTACGAGATCGACTCGCTCATTGGCAAGGGCTCCTTCGGGCAG GTGGTGAAAGCCTACGACCACCACGAGCAGGAGTGGGTAGCCATCAAGATCATCAAGAATAAGAAAGCCTTCCTGAACCAGGCCCAGATCGAGCTTAGGCTCTTAGAACTCATGAACAAACACGACACTGAGATGAAGTACTATATAG TACACCTGAAAAGGCACTTCATGTTCCGGAACCACCTGTGCCTGGTGTTCGAGCTCCTTTCCTACAACCTATACGATCTCCTGCGCAACACCAATTTCCGTGGTGTCTCCCTCAACCTGACACGCAAGTTCGCGCAACAGCTGTGCACAGCGCTGCTCTTCCTGGCCACACCTGAACTCAGCATCATCCATTGCGACCTGAAGCCCGAGAACATTCTGCTGTGCAATCCCAAGCGCAGCGCCATCAAGATCGTCGACTTTGGCAGTTCCTGTCAGCTTGGCCAGAGG ATTTACCAGTATATCCAGAGTCGATTCTACCGCTCCCCTGAGGTGTTGCTTGGAATGCCCTATGACCTGGCCATAGACATGTGGTCACTGGGCTGTATCCTGGTGGAAATGCACACAGGGGAGCCGCTGTTCAGTGGCTCCAatgag GTGGACCAGATGAATAAGATAGTGGAGGTTCTCGGGGTGCCTCCTAACCACATGTTGGATCAGGCCCCTAAAGCACGGAAGTACTTCGACAAGCTTTCCGACGGCCTGTGGACCGTCAAGAAAAACAAGGACATAAAGAAGGTACTATATCCTTCAGCCTGT GAGTACAAGCCCCCTGCAACAAGACGTCTCCATGAGATCCTGGGGGTGGAGACGGGAGGTCCTGGTGGAAGGCGGGCCGGTGAGCAAGGCCACGCCCCCTGTGACTACCTTAAATTCAAGGACCTGATCCTCCGCATGCTGGACTACGACCCGAAGACACGCATTACGCCCTTCTACGCCCTGCAGCACAACTTCTTCAAAAAGACAACGGATGAAGGCACCAACACCAGCAGCTCCACCTCCACGAGCCCAGCCATGGACCACAgccactccacctccaccaccagctCTGTCTCCAGCTCCG GTGGATCTAGCGGTTCTTCCAATGACAACCGAAATTACCGGTACAGCAACCGATACTACAACAGCGCCATCACCCACACGGACTATGAGATGCAGAGCCCGCAG GCGCCGTCACAGCAGCAGCTCCGTATCTGGCCTGGGGGCGAAGGGGGCATGGGTCCGCTGTCGAACAGCGGTGGCGACGGCCCATACCCGCAGCTCCTCCTGCACAAGCCCAGCGCCTCGCAGCACTCACGCCACTTCCTCGGCAACGTGGGGGGCATGATGGagccccaccacccccacccagtcTATGGCGGGCACCACGGCAATGGCCGGCAGCTCCGCCAGCAGCCagcccagcagcagcagagccaggcACAGGGCCAGACGCCCCAGGGCCCGCAAGGACAGGCTCTCATGCCCGTCTCCTCACCCCAGATGCAGGACAGCATCGAGCTCAgtctcacccaccaccaccacctggcCCAGTCTTCCATCGTGCAGCCTCCCCCATCGAGCCTGGACTCCAGTCAGTATGGCTCCTCCAACATCCACCTGGGCCTCTCTGCGTTTCGGACTAGAACGGCCCTGGTCCCCCAGCCGCCGGCGGGCTCCTCGCAGCAGCAGCTGGCCCAAACCCCAGCCGCCCAGGACAGCATGGTGCCTGCCTCCGGCCTGGGGTACATCCCCCCGTGTTACCCCggcaacaacaataacaacccGCCCCAGGGAAGCGTCGGGGTAGGGGGCGGGATGCTGACCAGTGCCCCGCCCAGGGGTGGCGGGGTGAGACCAGATTCGGAAGAGTCCATCATGATGGGCGTGTGTGGAAGTGGGGGGGGCAGCGGCCAGAGTGCAGCCAACTCTTGA
- the dyrk1b gene encoding dual specificity tyrosine-phosphorylation-regulated kinase 1B isoform X1 yields the protein MVITSSVEEKPQPSNRMVANLSTESWIGNPDQSRYLPQSHQLRKPSRSGSSSGCKPPSSALCQPAAPGFSPAELTMSSQHTHPSFSNIQSMAEQQQVLSDMTILQRRIPPSFRDPASAPLRKLSVDLIKTYKHINEVYYTKKKRRAQQVPPEDSSTKKERKVYNDGYDDDNYDYIVKNGEKWLDRYEIDSLIGKGSFGQVVKAYDHHEQEWVAIKIIKNKKAFLNQAQIELRLLELMNKHDTEMKYYIVHLKRHFMFRNHLCLVFELLSYNLYDLLRNTNFRGVSLNLTRKFAQQLCTALLFLATPELSIIHCDLKPENILLCNPKRSAIKIVDFGSSCQLGQRIYQYIQSRFYRSPEVLLGMPYDLAIDMWSLGCILVEMHTGEPLFSGSNEVDQMNKIVEVLGVPPNHMLDQAPKARKYFDKLSDGLWTVKKNKDIKKVLYPSACEYKPPATRRLHEILGVETGGPGGRRAGEQGHAPCDYLKFKDLILRMLDYDPKTRITPFYALQHNFFKKTTDEGTNTSSSTSTSPAMDHSHSTSTTSSVSSSGGSSGSSNDNRNYRYSNRYYNSAITHTDYEMQSPQAPSQQQLRIWPGGEGGMGPLSNSGGDGPYPQLLLHKPSASQHSRHFLGNVGGMMEPHHPHPVYGGHHGNGRQLRQQPAQQQQSQAQGQTPQGPQGQALMPVSSPQMQDSIELSLTHHHHLAQSSIVQPPPSSLDSSQYGSSNIHLGLSAFRTRTALVPQPPAGSSQQQLAQTPAAQDSMVPASGLGYIPPCYPGNNNNNPPQGSVGVGGGMLTSAPPRGGGVRPDSEESIMMGVCGSGGGSGQSAANS from the exons GTGGAAGTAGCTCAGGATGCAAGCCCCCCTCCTCTGCGCTGTGCCAGCCTGCCGCTCCCGGCTTCTCCCCCGCTGAGCTAACCATGTCGAGCCAGCACACTCACCCCTCCTTTAGCAACATCCAGTCCATGGCCGAACAGCAGCAG GTGCTGTCCGATATGACCATACTGCAGAGGAGGATCCCCCCAAGTTTTCGAGACCCGGCCAGTGCCCCGCTACGAAAACTCTCCGTTGATCTCATCAAGACTTATAAGCACATCAATGAG GTGTACTACACGAAGAAGAAGCGGCGTGCGCAGCAGGTTCCCCCTGAGGACTCTAGTACCAAGAAGGAGCGTAAGGTATACAACGATGGCTACGATGACGATAACTATGACTACATCGTGAAGAACGGGGAGAAGTGGCTGGACCGCTACGAGATCGACTCGCTCATTGGCAAGGGCTCCTTCGGGCAG GTGGTGAAAGCCTACGACCACCACGAGCAGGAGTGGGTAGCCATCAAGATCATCAAGAATAAGAAAGCCTTCCTGAACCAGGCCCAGATCGAGCTTAGGCTCTTAGAACTCATGAACAAACACGACACTGAGATGAAGTACTATATAG TACACCTGAAAAGGCACTTCATGTTCCGGAACCACCTGTGCCTGGTGTTCGAGCTCCTTTCCTACAACCTATACGATCTCCTGCGCAACACCAATTTCCGTGGTGTCTCCCTCAACCTGACACGCAAGTTCGCGCAACAGCTGTGCACAGCGCTGCTCTTCCTGGCCACACCTGAACTCAGCATCATCCATTGCGACCTGAAGCCCGAGAACATTCTGCTGTGCAATCCCAAGCGCAGCGCCATCAAGATCGTCGACTTTGGCAGTTCCTGTCAGCTTGGCCAGAGG ATTTACCAGTATATCCAGAGTCGATTCTACCGCTCCCCTGAGGTGTTGCTTGGAATGCCCTATGACCTGGCCATAGACATGTGGTCACTGGGCTGTATCCTGGTGGAAATGCACACAGGGGAGCCGCTGTTCAGTGGCTCCAatgag GTGGACCAGATGAATAAGATAGTGGAGGTTCTCGGGGTGCCTCCTAACCACATGTTGGATCAGGCCCCTAAAGCACGGAAGTACTTCGACAAGCTTTCCGACGGCCTGTGGACCGTCAAGAAAAACAAGGACATAAAGAAGGTACTATATCCTTCAGCCTGT GAGTACAAGCCCCCTGCAACAAGACGTCTCCATGAGATCCTGGGGGTGGAGACGGGAGGTCCTGGTGGAAGGCGGGCCGGTGAGCAAGGCCACGCCCCCTGTGACTACCTTAAATTCAAGGACCTGATCCTCCGCATGCTGGACTACGACCCGAAGACACGCATTACGCCCTTCTACGCCCTGCAGCACAACTTCTTCAAAAAGACAACGGATGAAGGCACCAACACCAGCAGCTCCACCTCCACGAGCCCAGCCATGGACCACAgccactccacctccaccaccagctCTGTCTCCAGCTCCG GTGGATCTAGCGGTTCTTCCAATGACAACCGAAATTACCGGTACAGCAACCGATACTACAACAGCGCCATCACCCACACGGACTATGAGATGCAGAGCCCGCAG GCGCCGTCACAGCAGCAGCTCCGTATCTGGCCTGGGGGCGAAGGGGGCATGGGTCCGCTGTCGAACAGCGGTGGCGACGGCCCATACCCGCAGCTCCTCCTGCACAAGCCCAGCGCCTCGCAGCACTCACGCCACTTCCTCGGCAACGTGGGGGGCATGATGGagccccaccacccccacccagtcTATGGCGGGCACCACGGCAATGGCCGGCAGCTCCGCCAGCAGCCagcccagcagcagcagagccaggcACAGGGCCAGACGCCCCAGGGCCCGCAAGGACAGGCTCTCATGCCCGTCTCCTCACCCCAGATGCAGGACAGCATCGAGCTCAgtctcacccaccaccaccacctggcCCAGTCTTCCATCGTGCAGCCTCCCCCATCGAGCCTGGACTCCAGTCAGTATGGCTCCTCCAACATCCACCTGGGCCTCTCTGCGTTTCGGACTAGAACGGCCCTGGTCCCCCAGCCGCCGGCGGGCTCCTCGCAGCAGCAGCTGGCCCAAACCCCAGCCGCCCAGGACAGCATGGTGCCTGCCTCCGGCCTGGGGTACATCCCCCCGTGTTACCCCggcaacaacaataacaacccGCCCCAGGGAAGCGTCGGGGTAGGGGGCGGGATGCTGACCAGTGCCCCGCCCAGGGGTGGCGGGGTGAGACCAGATTCGGAAGAGTCCATCATGATGGGCGTGTGTGGAAGTGGGGGGGGCAGCGGCCAGAGTGCAGCCAACTCTTGA